Sequence from the Corallococcus sp. EGB genome:
GGCCTGCGGCACCGAGGAGAAGTGCACCCGCCGCGACAAGGGCAACGGCTTCGCGGAAGAGGTCTGCCACGACGTGACGAAGTACTGCAACGAGTCCTACGAGGACTGCAACACGGAGACGCGCTACCGCAACGAGCCCGTCTACGCGCAGCAGTGCTCCTATGACACGTACGTGTGGAAGCCGGTGGACACGCGCGAGCTCAAGGGCACGGAGGGGCCGCCGCGCTGGCCGGAGCTCACCGCCGGGACGAACGAGCGGGTGCGGCGTGAAGAGGACTACACCGTGCTCGTGCGCTACGACGATGGCGGCGTGAAGCAGCACGAGGTGAAGCCCACGCGCGAGGAGGAGTTCGTCGCGTGGAAGAAGGGCCAGGGCGTCACGCTCACCGTGACGAACCTGGGCAAGGTGGAGCAGGCCGTCCGCCGCTGAGCGCGGCACCGCCCGAGGAGCCGCATGGAGTGCACCTGCTGTGGCGCCTGCTGCGTGGCGCCGGACATCGCCGCGCTGGACAAGCCGCTGGGGCTGCGGTGCCCGCACCTGGGCGCGGACAACCTGTGCACCGTGTACGAGCGGCGCCCCCAGGTGTGCCGGGACTACGCGGCGGACGAGGTGTGCCGCCGCATCGAGGCCCCCACGCTGGAGGAGCGCGTGAACAACTACCTGGCGCTGTTCCAGCTCACCGCGGAGGCGGAGGCCGTGCGCAAGTCCGGCTGCGCCTCCATGCGGATGGCGCGCGCCATCAGGGAGCGGAAGTGACGTTCCAACCCTCCGAGCCGTTCGTCCCCGCGGCGGGCCTTCGCGGCCCGCATGCGCAGACCATCTACGCGTCGCTCGTGCGCCCCACCCGCGTGCCGCCCCTGCGCCGGGAGCGGCGTGACCTGCCGGACGGGGACTTCGTCGACCTGGACACCTTCGACGGGCCGACGGGCGCGCCGCACGTGGTGGTGCTGCACGGCCTGGAGGGCTCGTCGCGGGCGGGCTACGTCACGGAGGTGCTGCGGGGCGCGGCGAAGCGCGGCTGGGGCGCGACGGCGATCAACTTCCGCTCGTGCAGCGGGGAGCCGAACCGGCTGGCGCGGGCGTACCACTCCGGGGACACGGCGGACACGCTGCTCTTGATGGCGGACGTGCGCTCGCGCATCACCGGGCCCATGCTCGCGGTGGGTTTCTCTCTGGGCGCCAACGTGCTGTGCCGGCTCCTGGAGGAGACGGGAGACCGGGCGCCGGTGGCGGCCGCCGCGTCCATCAGCGCGCCGTACGACCTGGATGCATGCTGCCGCAAGCTGGATGGCGGCGGTGGCTTCCACTGGCTCTACCGCGAGCGGTTCCTGCGCACGCTCAAGAGCAAGGCCCGCGCGAAGCTGCGGCGGTTTCCGGGCGCGTTCGACGGGACGCGCATGGAGGCGGCGCGCACCATCCGGGGCTATGACGACGTGGTCACCGCGCCCCTGCATGGCTTCCGGGGCGCGGAGCACTACTACCGGGAGGCGTCGGCGGGGCCCCGGCTCGCGGACATCCGCCGGCCCACGCTGCTCCTGAGCTCCGCGGATGATCCGATGCTGGAGGCGCCGGTGATTCCGCCCTCGGCGCGGGACAACCCGTTCCTCAGCGTGGTGCTGACCGAACAGGGCGGCCACGTGGGCTTCGTCGCGGGCCACGCGCTCCGTCCGTATTTCTGGGCGGAGACCCAGGCGCTCACGTTCTTCGAGCGGGTGCTCGCCCGCTGATCAGCCGAAGAAGAAGGTGAGGCCGAGCTTTCCGGACGGCTGCACCTTGCGCATCATCCACGACTGTTTCTCCACGGGAGAAAGGGAGTCGCGGAAGGGCTCATCCAGCTTCTTCAGGCTGGGGACGTCCATCTCCATGAAGCTCACGCCGCCGCGCACGAAGAAGCTGAGGCGCCGGGTGGCGTTGAACTCCAGGCCCACGTGCGTGCTGATGTACGTATAGCCCACGCGCTCCATGGAGGAGGCGGGCAGCTGCGTGCGGTCCGCGAGCCGACGGTTGAGCGTCTTCGTGCTCGCGGCCTGCGCGTGCCCGAACTCCCACGAGAACGAGGGCGAGACCTTGCTCTTCAACGGGAGCAGCGTGAGCCCCGCGCGCAAGGCGCCTCGCAGCCCGTTGTGCGCCCCCCCGATGTGCAGCCGCAAGTACGGCGAAGGTCGGAGGACGCCTGAGAGCCCCGCGCCCTCGGGCATGCCCGCGTCGAGCATCAGACCGAAGGGCGCCAGCCGCTCCGGATCATTCATGCGTCGCCGGCCTTCTCCTTGCTGTGCCTGGACCTGCGGTAATTGCATCTGGGGTTCTGTCTCGGCCATGGCCGAGTGAGCCGCCAGGACCGCTACCGCCGCGGTGACGATGGACACCGCTCCCATGAGGCCTCTCCCCCGTTCCGGAAATCGCGGCCACGCGCGATGAGCTTTGCGAGGTACGCCGGATCCCGGGAGCACCTGCGCTCCGAGACCCGGCTGCGTGTTGCTCCCCCCGACCCGCCACTCCACTCCCGCCGCCACACGTCCGGTGCTGACTGCCGCGACACCTGGATGCCGTTGCCGGCTGGTTCGCGAAGCGCCCGCACCGCCATGTCTTGATTCACGGCCCCTCACGTCTCCCGTCCGGCGATTCCGTCTGCCTTTGCCGGACTCCCCCCAAGCTGCGCACTGCACCATCCCGCCGCCCAGCCCCATCAAACGTCCCGCCTGCTGCCTTGCTCGACCGCGCCGCCAACTGCCACTCGTGCCGCGAGCCGCGCGGTGTTGCGTGTTGCGCTGATCCACTGCTCCGCGGTGCCGGGCTGATCCACCGTGCTGCCCCGCGGATCCGTGCTGCTCGATGCGTCCCCCTCCCCCGTCCCGCTCGTGCTGCTGCTGCCCCGTCCTGCGTTGCTGCCCCAGTCCCGCCCGTCCTGCCCCGTGCCGCGTGCTGCCCCGACCTGCCCGCCCGACCCCGTGCTGCGTGCTGCCCCGTCCCGCCCGTCCTGCCCCGTGCCGCGTGCTGCCCCGACCCGCCCTACCCCGTCCTGCGTGCTGCCCCGTCCCGCCCGTCCGACCCCGTGCTGCGTGCTGCCCCGACCTACCCGCCCTACCCCGTCCTGCGTGCTGCCCCGTCCCGCCCTACCCCGTCCTGCGTGCTGCCCCGTCCCGCCCTACCCCGTCCTGCCTTGCTGCCCCGACCCGCCCGTCCTGCCTTTACCGCCCCAACCCCCGTTCCCGCCCTTGCTGCCCCGTCCCGCCCGGCCCCGTGCTGCGAGCTGCCCCAGTCCTGCCCGTCCTGCCTTTGCCGCCCCCAACCCCGTCCCGCCCTGCCCCGTCCTGCGTCCTGCCCCGTCCTGCCCTGTTCCCCCTGAAGCAGCGCGGCTTCCCCCCCACCGACTCCGTCCCCCCGCCGTGCTGCCCGTCCCTGCTGCCGGGGTGCCTTAGCATTCGCCGTGCCGACGCCCCCTCGTGGATTATTCCCCTGGAATATCAATAAGTTGAGACATTCAGCCCCGCAGGGCGACATGGGCTGTGGGTTCGGAGCCGGAAAAAACTCCTGACCCTTCGGGGCCCCGGCCTAACGTGTGACAGCTCTGTTGACGGGATGATGGAGGAACCCGTGCGCCTTCCTGTCGCCGCCGCACTGCTCAGCCTGGTCGCCTGCTCCGAATCGACCGAAGGCACCACTCCGAAGCTCGAGGGCCTCATCAATCCGCGGCAGCGGCTCGTCACCCCCGCGCGCGTCTGCAACGCCGGTGGCGGCCCCACGGGATGGCGATTGGAGCTCATCGGCAGCCGCTTCACGCCCGTGCCACGCGACGCGCTCACCGACACGCCCTCCGTGGAGCTGCCCCAGGTCTCACTGCGCGGCCCGAGCGACTACACGCTCCCCGCCGACCATGTCTTCTTCGCGCGCACCGAGCTCATGCGGATGGACCTGCCCACCCGCGACAGCACGCCGTCGACCACGCTCCCGCCGGGCACCTACTCCGTCTCCGTGACGAACCCGCTGGGCGGCACCTCGGAGCTCGAGGACGCCCTGCACGTCGTGCCACCGCCGGCCGTCACGAACCTCACCGTGCCCGAGGGCTTCCGCTACAACGCCGCCAGCCCCCTCATCATCGAAGGCAGTGGCTTCCGTTCAGACGCGCTGCCGCTCATCGTCCTCCAGCGCGACGGCGACGAGGACCACCCCCTCTTCACGCTCACCGTCGTCTCCGACACGCGCATCGAAACCGAGGTGCCGCCCGCGACGCCGGAGGGCACCTACGCCCTCACCCTCACCAACCCGGAGGGATGCTCCGTCACGCGTCCCCAGGCGCTCACCGTCGCCTATCCGCGCCTGGGCACCCTCTCCGTGGCGCCTTCGAGCGGCCCCGCCACCCGCGACACGGTCATCACCCTCACCAACTCCGCTTCCACCGGCCCGGCGTCCTTCACGCCCGGCGCCCACGACGTGTACCTCGTCGCGCCCGTGAAGACGGACCCCGGCCAGCCGGTGAACATCCCGCTGTATGACGTGACCTACGTGTCCCCGACGCGGCTCCGCGCCACGGTGCCCACCTGCTCCGGCTTCGACGCGCGGCCCGTCACGGATCCGTCGTGCCCTGGCGGTGTCGTGCCTGGCACGTATGGGCTCATCGTCGCGGACCCCAACGGTGCCTACGGAGTCATCCCCGCGTCCTCTGGCTTCACGGTCTCCCCATGAACGCGCTCGCCCTGCTCGCGGCCGCGGCGCTGGCCGCCGCTCCCTCGCCCAAGAAGGACCGTGAAGGCCCCTTCTTCATCGCGCCCAAGGTGGGCTTCATCAAGCCCACCACGTCGCTCGGCGGCGACCTCTACCTGGGCGGCGAGGTGGGCTACATCACGCCCTGGCTCCAGCGGCGGCTCGCGCTGGTGCTGGAGGTGAACTACCAGCGGCCCTCCATGTCGGGGACGCTGCGTGGGCCCCAGCTGGACAACCTGGGCCAGCCCATCGAGTCCCCGTACACGCTCGCCGAGCGGCAGGTGGCCATCCAGTTGTCCGCCGTGTTCCGCTTCCCGCGCGCGTTCGGGCCGCTCACGCCCTACGTGGGCGCGGGCCCCGGCCTGTACCTGCACCGCACGACGGTGGAGTCGTTCGACAGCACCACGTCGGAGAGCGGTGGCGGGCTGGGCTTCCAGGCGCTCGCGGGCGCGGAGCTGCCGCTGGGTCCGGGCGGCGTCTTCCTGGAGGCGAAGTACCAGTTCGCTCCGGTGGACTTCCTCACCACGGGCGACGTGAACGCGGGCGCGGTGCTCGCGGCCGTGGGCTACCGGCTGCGCCTGTAGTCCCCGGGTGGCTCAGGCCCGTCCCACCGGCGGGCGCAACGTCCGCAACAGGTGCTGGGCCAGCAGGTCCCGCGTGGCCTGGAGCACCGACCCCATCAGGTGGTGCAGCGCCTCCGCGGTGTCACCGTGGGCTTCGCGCACGCGCTCGCCGCGACCGTCGAAGATGCGCAGCCGGCCGGGCACCAGCGAGATGACCGGCAACGACGGGTGCCGCTTGCGCAAGAGCCCCAGGAACAGCGGGTGGTCCTCGTCCGGACGGCGCAGGTCCACCACCACCAGCGCGGGCTTGTTCTCCGCGATGGAGGCGAAGGCATCATCGGGCTCGCCCGTGGCGGACACCTCCACGTCCGGCTCCGCGTGCAGGAAGCGGCTGAGCAGCGCCCGGGACGCCGCATGCGGGCTGACGATGAGGACCCGCATCAGCGCGCCGACGCCTGGAAGAACACAGGCCTCCAGCTGGCGGGCGGCATGCGGCGGTCTACAGCAGGGCGGATCCAGGACATGGAAGGTCCACGTAACGTCCTCGCCCCCCTCACGGCAACCGTCCTCGCGTCCAGGAGGCACGCTGTGCCTCCAGGCAACCGGACGTCCGTGCCCGTGGCTTCTTCCCGCCGCGCGGGCCAGAGTGGCGGAGCGCCGCCCAACCCGCTACTTCCCATCCCCGCGAGCCTCCCCCCACGTCGGTTCCCCAAGCGCCCCGAGCGTCCGTCATCGAGCCCCTGCCCTCCCCCCTCATCGAGCTGCACTACGACAGCGGCACGCTGGTGGCTCCGACGCTGCCCGACGACGCGCGCCTGCACGCGCTCTTCCAGAAGGACGGGCGCACGGGCGTCTTCCGCGCGCCGGCGCTGCACTACCGCGACGTCGTCCTCCGCCTGCGCGAATGCGGGCTCCCCTACGAGGACCGCGCGAAGCGCTTCGAGCCGGTGGAGCTGCCCCTCGCGGTGCCCATCGAGCCGTTCCCGCATCAGCGCGCGGCGCTGGATGCCTGGACGCGCGCGGGAGGCAAGGGCCTGGTGGAGCTGCCCACCGGCGCGGGCAAGACGCTGCTGGCGGTGCTGGCCATCGCGTGGGTGAAGCGGCCCACGCTGGTGGTGGTGCCCACGTTGGACTTGATGGCGCAGTGGCAGGGCGTGCTCGCGAAGCACTTCGCCACCCCGGTGGGCATGGTGGGCGGCGGCGTCAACGACCGACAGACGCTGACGGTGACGACGTACGACTCCGCGGCGATGCAGATGGAGTTCACGGGCAACCGCTTCGGCCTGCTCATCTGCGACGAGTGCCACCACCTGCCCGCGCCCAGCTATCGGTTCATCGCGGAGGGGACGCTCGCGCCCTACCGGCTGGGTCTCACCGCGACGCTGGAGCGCGCGGACGGCGGCGAGCGCGTGTGCGAGGAGCTCCTGGGGCCGCTGGTGCACCGCACCGGCATCCAGGAGCTCCAGGGCCAGTACCTGGCGCCCTATGAAGTCCGCCGCATCGAGGTGCCGCTCACGCCCGACGAGAAGGCGCGCTATGACGAGGCGCGGGGCAGGTACCTCACGTTCGTGCGGAGGCTGGGCGTTCCGCTCGCGTCGCCGGACGGCTGGGCGCGCTTCCTCGCGCAGAGCCAGCGCAGCGACGAGGGGCGCGCGGCGTACCGGGGCTACCGGGAGCAGCGCCGCATCGCGCTCACCTCCAGCGGCAAGCTGGACGCGCTCTGGAAGATATTGCTGGAGCACCGCGAGGACCGCGTCATCGTCTTCACGGACGACAACGAGACGGTCTACACGCTCGCGCGCAAGCTGCTGCTGCCCGCGCTCACGCACCACACGCCGCTGCCGGAGCGCAAGGCGCTGCTGGCCGCGTTCGCCAACGCGGAGCTGCCGGTGCTGCTCACCTCGCGGGTGCTCAACGAGGGCGTGGACGTGCCCGACGCGCGCGTGGGCGTGGTGCTCAGCGGCAGCGGCAGCGTGCGCGAACACGTGCAGCGCCTGGGCCGCATCCTGCGAAAGCGCCCCGGCAAGCGCGCCCTGCTCTACGAGGTGTGCTCCGCGCAGACGGCGGAGAGCGGCATCAGCGAGAGGCGCAGGCAGCACAGCGCCTACCAGGGCCAGGAGCCGGAGGGTCTTCCCGAGTGCTGACGCGTGAGCTGCTCGCCTCGCGCGTGCGCGAAGGCATCCTGCGCCCTTCCTTCGTGAAGACGCACGACCCGTCCCTCCAGGCGCTCGCGAAGGAGCTGCTCGCGGACGCCGAGTCCTTCCGGGGCCAGCGCCGCGACGACGTGGAGGAGGCCTTCGGCCTCAAGGCCGGCGCGTTCAGCCGCCCCAAGGTCGCGCGCGGGCTGGTGAAGCTGCTGCTCGACCGGCTCCTCTTCGACGAGGCCGGTGAGGGCGCCCAGGAGGCCCGCTGGCGCACGCTGCTCGTGGGCGCGAAGGTGCTCAGGGCCCTGCCTCCGGACACGACCCTGGAGGCCTACGAAGCGCGCCTCGCGGAGGCCCTGGACGCGCCGCTCGGGGACACGCGCGAGGCGCTCTACTCGGACCTGCCCGGCCACCGGAAGCTGCTCGGGTGGGACGGCGAGGCGCTCACGCCCCAGGGGCTGCTGGACCGCTACAACCTGGCGCTCGCGCAGGGGCCGCTGCTCAACGCCCGGCGCCTCACCCTTCGCGCGCGGTCGCCGGAGCTGCTGCGCGTGCGCAAGCTGTTGCGGTGGCTGAAGTTCTGCCGGCTGGTGGCGGAGGTGCGGCGCGACGGCGAGGACTGGTCCCTGGAGGTGGAGGGCCCCGGCGCCATGCTGTCCCTGCAGAAGAAGTACGGCCTGCAGCTCGCGAGCTTCCTCTCCGTGGTCCCCATCCTGGAGCGCTGGGAGCTGTCCGCGGTGCTGGAGGACGCGCGCAAGCGCTCCACCCTCCAGCTCTCCCACGAGGATCCGCTGGTGTCCCCGCTGCCCGCCGCGTTGGGGCACGTGCCGCCGGAGGTGGCCGCGCTGGCGGAGGGGTTCGAGGACGCGGACTGGGAGCTGGATTTGACGCCCCTGCCCCGCCACACCGGCGCCGCCGGCCTGTGCGTGCCCGACCTCACCTTCCGCCACCGGAAGACGGGCCGGCAGGTCGCGCTGGAGCTGTTCCACCCATGGCACGCGGCGCCGCTGTCACGCCGGCTGTCGGAGATGCGCGCGCGCCCCGACGCGGGGCTGCTCCTGGGCGTGGACCGGGCGCTGGCGAAGGAGGCGGCGGAGCGGCAGGCGCTGGAGGATCACCCGCAGGTGGTGCTCTTCAACGGCTTTCCCTCCGTCCGGAAGCTGCGGGAGCGGCTCTCGCGCTGGGACGACGCCGGGTGAGCACCGCAGCGGCCTTCAGCTCCGGGGTTTGAACTGCGAGGCCAGCACGCTGAGGATGCGGATGGAGCCCCGGTCCAGCTGCTTCGCGCGGCGCAAGAGCCGGCGCAGCTCGGCGGATTCGCCGTAGTCGGACGGAGGCTCCGCGGCCCACTTCACGTCCTGCGACGGCTTCAACCCCAGCGCCTCATCCGCGGAGATGGACAGCACCACGCACAACCGGCGGAAGGTCTGGATGCTGGGCAGCATGTGGCCGCGCTCCAGCCGCCCATAGACCTCACTCGCGATACCGATGCGCTCCGCCACGTCCGCCTGGGTCAGGTTCAGGCGGGTGCGGGCGACGCGGGCCGCGCCTCCGAGCCGGGATGCGAGGGTCTTTTCCATGGGGTCGTTAACCTACCGGGTTCGCCCATGTCGATATGACTTGAGAGGTTGGCTTCCAAGAACTTCCGGGGTAGGCTTTTCGCGACACAACCTCTTGCGTCTAGCCTCTCCGCACCACCCACCGCCTTCATGCGAGAGCCCTCCCACGCCCCGCCCAGCTTCCTCTTCGTGGACGCGGATCCGCGCGCGCTCGCGGCGCTGCGGCGGCTCGTCCGGCACCTGCCCGGCGACAAGCGCTATGCCCTGGGCGTGCGCGAAGCGGAGCGGCTGATGGGGGAGGCCATGCCGTCCGTGGTGGTGTGCGGCTACGGCCTGCCGGATGGGGACGGGCTGTGCCTGCTGTCGTGCGTGCGCGCCCGGCATCCGCGCGCCGCGTGCGCGCTGCACACCACGCACCCGCCCTCGCGCGGGCTGCGGGAGCAGGGCATCACCTGGATGGACCGCGCCGCGCCGCCGCAGCAGGTGCTGGCGCTCCTGGCCTCGTTGAGCTGACGGCCGGGCGTTCCCGTGGCGCGCGCGGCGGTGCGCGTTAAGGTAGGGCGCTCCCACGCACGCCATGAAGCTCTACGCCATCAGCGACCTGCACCTGCGGCACAAGGAGAACCACGAAGCGCTGGCGGCGCTCACGCCACGTCCGGACGACTGGCTCATCGTCGCCGGCGACGTGGGCGAAACGCTCGCGGACATGGAGCTGATGCTGCGCACCCTCACCGCGCGCTTCCGCCAGGTCGTCTGGGTGCCGGGCAACCACGAGCTGTGGACCCTGCCCTCCGAACAGCCCCCGCTGAAGGGCGAGGCGCGCTACCTGCGCATGGTGGACCTGTGCCACCGCTACGGCGCGCTCACGCCGGAGGACCCGTATCCGCGCTGGCCCGGGGAGGGCCCGCACCGCGTCGTCGTCCCCATGTTCCTGGGCTACGACTACACCTTCCGCCCGGACTCCGTGCCCGCGGAGAAGGCGCTGGAGTGGGCCTGGGAGGACGACCTGATGTGCACGGACGAGGTGCTGCTGCATCCGGAGCCCTACCCCACCCGTCAGGCCTGGTGCCACGCGCGCGTGGAGCGCACCCGCGCGCGGCTGGAGCGGCTGCCCGAGGGGTGCTCCACCATCCTCATCAACCACTACCCGCTGCGCTACGAGCACGTGCGGCTGCCGCGCATCCCGCGCTTCTCCATCTGGTGCGGTACGCGGCTCACCGAGGACTGGCACACGCGCTACCGCGCGGAGGTGGTGGTGACAGGGCACCTGCACATGCCCGCCACCCTGTGGCGCGACGGCGTGCGCTTCGAGGAGGTGTCCCTGGGCTACCCCAACCAGTGGCGCCACCGCGGCGGGGGCCTGGACCGCGGCCTGCGCGAGGTTCTGCCCGGTCCGCAGAAATCCGCCCCCCTTCCGTGACGTCGTGAGCCACATGCGCGCGCGGGCCGCGTCACACCGCATGCGTTTGACGGTGTGGTGCACGCAGGCGTGTAGTTCCGCGCCATGCCCGAGCCCTCCTCCGTTGGTCCCGTCGAAGTCTCCGAGCGGGTGCACCTGCTGGACGCCCTGCGTGGCTTCGCGCTGCTGGGCGTCTTCCTGTCCAACAGCCTGAGCTGGTTCAGCGGCCGGTCGCTCCTGCCGCACGAACAGGCGCAGGCGCTGGTGGCAGCCCCGCTGGAGAAGTGGGTCGGCCAGCTCTACGCCTTCTTCGTGGACCAGAAGTTCATCACCCTCTTCTCGCTCCTCTTCGGGCTGGGCTTCGCGCTGCAGATGACGCGCGCGGAGGGGCGGGGCGCCTCCATCGTGCCGGTGTACCGGCGCCGGCTGGGGGTGCTGCTGGGGCTGGGCCTCGTCCACATGTTCGCCGTCTGGGTGGGCGACATCCTCAGCACCTACGCGCTGGTGGGCTTCGCGCTGCTGCTGTTCCGCCAGCGCTCCGACAGGACGGTGCTCACCTGGGTGGCGGTGCTCTTCGTCGTCCTGCCGCTCACGCTGTCCATCGCGCAGCGCTACGGGCCGGAGCTCTTGCACGGCAAGGAGGCGGCGGAGCAGGCCGCCCGGGCCACGCGCGAGGTGGAGGCCGCGCACCGCACGGCGTTCTTCACCGGCCTGTCCAGCGACTCCGTGCTGACGTCGCAGAAGGCCAACGCCCTCTTCGCGTGGCAGAGTCTGCCCAACCCGGGCCGCCCCATCTGGCTGTGCATCATCCTGGGCCGCTTCCTCCTGGGCCTGTGGGCCGGACGTCAGCGACTGATGGAGGACGTGGAGCGCCACCGCAAGCTGTTCGTCCGGGTGGTGGCCTGGGGGCTGGGCGTGGGCGGCGCCATCGCGACCCTGTCCCTGGTGCTCTACCTGAAGAAGCAGGGCGTCCCCGGAGGCCCCGGGGCGCAGGCCAGCCCTCCGGCGTGGATGGTGGGGATGCGCACCCTGCGGGAGGTGGGTTACCTCTTCATGGGCTGCGGCTACGCGGCGGCCTTCGCGCTGCTCTTCCAGAAGGAGCGCTGGAGGAAGGCCCTGGGCGTGCTCACGCCCGTGGGCCGCATGGCCCTGACGCTCTACCTCATGCAGTCGCTGCTCAGCATCGGGCTGTATGACGGCTGGGGGCTGGGGCTCGTGGGCCACACGCCCCCGTCACGCACGGTGCTCCTGTGCCTGGGCGTCTTCGCGGCGCAGGTGGCCTTCAGCCACTGGTGGCTCAAGCGCTTCCACTTCGGCCCGGTGGAGTGGCTGTGGCGCTCGCTCACCTACGGCCGCGCCCAGCCCATGCGCCTTGCGCCCGCCCGCCAGGCGCGCCCGGCGCACTGAGCCGCCCCGGGCACCGGATTGACGCTGCCAAGTGCGGCAGCGTGTAGTCCCCGACATGTCAGAAATACCCACCCCAGGTCCCATTGACAATTCCGAGCGTGTCCACGCGCTCGACGCCCTGCGCGGCTTCGCGCTGTTGGGCGTCTTCGTCTCCAACAGCCTGAACTGGTTCAACGGCCGGGTCTTCCTCCCGCGTGAGCAGGCCCTGGCGCTCGCCGCGCCCCCGCTGGAGGTCGCGGTCAACGCGCTCTTCGGGCTGCTCATCGAGCAGAAGTTCGTCACCCTCTTCACCTTCCTCTTCGGGCTGGGCTTCGCGCTGCAGATGACGCGCGCGGAGGGGCGGGGCACCTCCATCGTGCCGGTGTACCGGCGCCGGCTGGGGGTGCTGCTGGGCATCGGGCTGGTCCACATGTTCGCCCTCTGGCTGGGCGACATCCTCACCACCTACGCGCTGGTGGGCTTCGTGCTGCTGCTGTTCCGCCAGCGCTCCGACAAGGCGGTGCTCGTCTGCGCGGCGCTGTTCCTGTTCGTGGTGCCCACCGTCTTCTCCGTGGGGCAGCGGGTGCTCCCCATGGTGCTGGACGGCGCGGCGGAGACGGAGAGCGCCCAGAAGGCCGCGAAGGAGCTGGACGCGGAGCGCCGCGCGGCGTTCATCGCGGGCCTGTCCAGCGACTCGGTGGTGGCCAGCCAGCAGGCCAACGCGCGCTACGGCTGGGAGAGCATCTCCAACCCCAACCGGCCCATCCTGCTGTCCATCATCCTGGGCCGCTTCCTCCTGGGCCTGTGGGCCGGGCGCCGGGGGCTCCTGCAGCAGGTGGAGCGCCACCGCCCGCTCCTGCGGAAGCTGGCGGCCTGGGGGCTGGGGGTGGGCGGCGTCATCGGGCTGTTCATCATGGGGCTCAACATCCAGTACCGGAGCATGACGAACCTGCCGGGCTGGCTGGTGTGGATGCGCATCCCCAAGGACGTGGGCGTCCTCTTTTTGGGCGTGGGCTACGCGGCGTCCTTCGCGCTGCTCTTCCAGCAGGAGCGCTGGCGCAAGGTGCTGGGCGTCTTCACCCCCGCGGGCCGCATGGCGCTGACGCTCTACCTCATGCAGTCCGTGGTGAGCCTGTGCCTCTATGACGGCTGGGGCCTGGGGCTCGTGGGCCGCACGCCCCCGTCGCTCTCGGTGCTGATGAGCCTCGTGGCCTTCGCGGGCCAGGTGGCCTTCAGCCACTGGTGGCTCAAGCGCTTCCGCTTCGGCCCGGTGGAGTGGCTGTGGCGCTCGCTCACCTACGGCCGCGTCCAGCCCATGCGCCCGGCCCCCGCCGTGGCGCCCGCGGTGGGCTGAGCGCCCCAAAGAAGAAACCCCGGGTCCCGCGAGGAGGCGGGAGCCCGGGGCTTCATCAGGGCGGGGCGCGGCGACCGCGCCACGCCCCGTCCTGCGTCAGGAACTACTTCTTGCAGACGCGGGTGTACGAGGCCGCGAACACCGTGTTCACGTAGCCGTTCTCAGGCTGGCTCGACAGGTCCGGCACGCCGACGATCTTGAAGTAGTACTTGCCGGCGGGGAGGTTCGTCTTGACGATGCTCTCCGTCGCCGTCTCCTTCACGCTGCGGCCGATGTACGAGGTGAAGGTCGGGGCGGAGTTGGCCTGGAGGTACAGGTCCGCGTTGCCCGTGCCCTCGCCGAGGACCGCCGACAGGCGGAAGCTCGCGGTGCCCTTGCCCTCGTCGCACTGGGGCAGGTCGATGATGTAGACCTTCTCGTCACCCGGCACGCCGGAAAGGCCCTCGATGCGGGTCTCGTTCTCGATGTCCGTGAAGCCGCCCTTCCAGGTCACCGTCAGGGAGGTGTTGGCGTAGGACGTGAAGCCCTTGAGCATCACGTACCAGATGCCCTTCGGGCCGGAGCTGGCGAACGTGCAGACCTCGTTGTTGCCGGACTTGTACGGACGGCAGTCGTACAGGGAGTCCGTCGGGGCGTTGTTCTTGCGGACGTA
This genomic interval carries:
- a CDS encoding metallophosphoesterase, translating into MKLYAISDLHLRHKENHEALAALTPRPDDWLIVAGDVGETLADMELMLRTLTARFRQVVWVPGNHELWTLPSEQPPLKGEARYLRMVDLCHRYGALTPEDPYPRWPGEGPHRVVVPMFLGYDYTFRPDSVPAEKALEWAWEDDLMCTDEVLLHPEPYPTRQAWCHARVERTRARLERLPEGCSTILINHYPLRYEHVRLPRIPRFSIWCGTRLTEDWHTRYRAEVVVTGHLHMPATLWRDGVRFEEVSLGYPNQWRHRGGGLDRGLREVLPGPQKSAPLP
- a CDS encoding DUF418 domain-containing protein, with the translated sequence MPEPSSVGPVEVSERVHLLDALRGFALLGVFLSNSLSWFSGRSLLPHEQAQALVAAPLEKWVGQLYAFFVDQKFITLFSLLFGLGFALQMTRAEGRGASIVPVYRRRLGVLLGLGLVHMFAVWVGDILSTYALVGFALLLFRQRSDRTVLTWVAVLFVVLPLTLSIAQRYGPELLHGKEAAEQAARATREVEAAHRTAFFTGLSSDSVLTSQKANALFAWQSLPNPGRPIWLCIILGRFLLGLWAGRQRLMEDVERHRKLFVRVVAWGLGVGGAIATLSLVLYLKKQGVPGGPGAQASPPAWMVGMRTLREVGYLFMGCGYAAAFALLFQKERWRKALGVLTPVGRMALTLYLMQSLLSIGLYDGWGLGLVGHTPPSRTVLLCLGVFAAQVAFSHWWLKRFHFGPVEWLWRSLTYGRAQPMRLAPARQARPAH
- a CDS encoding DUF418 domain-containing protein, with amino-acid sequence MSEIPTPGPIDNSERVHALDALRGFALLGVFVSNSLNWFNGRVFLPREQALALAAPPLEVAVNALFGLLIEQKFVTLFTFLFGLGFALQMTRAEGRGTSIVPVYRRRLGVLLGIGLVHMFALWLGDILTTYALVGFVLLLFRQRSDKAVLVCAALFLFVVPTVFSVGQRVLPMVLDGAAETESAQKAAKELDAERRAAFIAGLSSDSVVASQQANARYGWESISNPNRPILLSIILGRFLLGLWAGRRGLLQQVERHRPLLRKLAAWGLGVGGVIGLFIMGLNIQYRSMTNLPGWLVWMRIPKDVGVLFLGVGYAASFALLFQQERWRKVLGVFTPAGRMALTLYLMQSVVSLCLYDGWGLGLVGRTPPSLSVLMSLVAFAGQVAFSHWWLKRFRFGPVEWLWRSLTYGRVQPMRPAPAVAPAVG